From Methylobacterium radiodurans, a single genomic window includes:
- a CDS encoding FAD-binding oxidoreductase, translating into MTEPDASLPWTAWREAPITAVAPVTPRVKSFRLAVDFADRFRAGQHVDLRLTAEDGYQAQRSYSIASAPEAGGTIELMIEALPDGEVSGFFAEVAAVGDAIELRGPIGGAFVWGPEDGGPLLLVGGGSGVVPLLAMLRLRALAAPEVPCRLIYSVRGRAEAIALAELETRARDERGFGLSLLTTREGAGRRIDAEAVAEALADLGNPAHVFVCGSNPFVAAAADLLLGAGIAPGRIRTERFGG; encoded by the coding sequence GTGACTGAACCCGATGCATCCCTGCCTTGGACCGCGTGGCGGGAGGCCCCGATCACCGCGGTCGCGCCCGTCACCCCGAGGGTCAAGAGCTTCCGCCTCGCGGTCGATTTCGCGGATCGATTCCGGGCCGGCCAGCACGTCGACCTGCGGCTGACCGCCGAGGACGGCTACCAGGCCCAGCGCAGCTACTCCATCGCGTCGGCCCCGGAGGCGGGCGGCACGATCGAGCTGATGATCGAGGCGCTGCCCGACGGAGAGGTCTCGGGCTTCTTCGCCGAGGTGGCCGCGGTCGGCGACGCGATCGAGCTGCGCGGGCCGATCGGCGGCGCCTTCGTCTGGGGCCCCGAGGATGGCGGCCCGCTGCTCCTCGTCGGCGGCGGCTCCGGCGTGGTGCCGCTGCTGGCCATGCTGCGCCTGCGGGCGCTGGCCGCGCCGGAGGTGCCCTGCCGGCTGATCTACTCCGTGCGCGGCCGGGCCGAGGCGATCGCGCTGGCCGAGCTGGAGACCCGCGCCCGCGACGAGCGGGGCTTCGGGCTGAGTCTCCTCACCACCCGGGAGGGCGCGGGCCGGCGCATCGACGCGGAGGCGGTCGCGGAAGCGCTCGCCGATCTCGGAAACCCGGCGCACGTCTTCGTCTGCGGCTCGAACCCCTTCGTCGCCGCCGCCGCCGATCTGCTGCTGGGGGCCGGGATCGCGCCGGGACGCATCCGCACCGAGCGCTTCGGCGGGTGA
- a CDS encoding class I SAM-dependent methyltransferase, producing MGEAPFKDHFSAAASGYAAHRPTYPAALAATLAELAPGRGLALDCGCGNGQLARLLAEPFARVVATDASAAQIAEAPPHPRIDFRVAPAEASGLPGASVDLITAAQAAHWFDLPAFYAEARRVARPGAVLALISYGVLHLDGQAEQVLRHFYTRVVGPYWPPERAHVEAGYRTLPFPFAELPAPDLAIEAAWSLDDLVGYAGTWSALRGAEAALGTSPLPDFARDLAAVWGPPEARRRVRWPLSLRLARL from the coding sequence ATGGGCGAGGCCCCCTTCAAGGACCACTTCTCGGCGGCCGCCTCCGGCTACGCGGCGCACCGCCCAACCTACCCGGCGGCGCTCGCCGCAACGCTGGCCGAACTGGCGCCGGGGCGCGGCCTTGCCCTCGATTGCGGCTGCGGCAACGGACAGCTCGCCCGGCTGCTGGCCGAGCCCTTCGCGCGGGTCGTGGCAACCGATGCGAGCGCGGCGCAGATCGCCGAGGCCCCGCCGCACCCACGGATCGACTTCCGGGTCGCGCCCGCGGAGGCGAGCGGGCTTCCGGGCGCGAGCGTGGACCTGATCACGGCAGCCCAGGCCGCGCACTGGTTCGACCTGCCGGCCTTCTACGCCGAGGCGCGACGCGTCGCGCGGCCGGGCGCGGTGCTGGCGCTGATCTCCTACGGCGTCCTCCACTTGGACGGGCAGGCGGAGCAGGTGCTGCGGCATTTCTACACGCGGGTGGTCGGGCCCTACTGGCCGCCCGAGCGCGCCCATGTCGAGGCCGGCTACCGCACCCTGCCGTTCCCCTTCGCGGAGCTGCCCGCGCCGGACCTCGCGATCGAGGCCGCGTGGAGCCTCGACGATCTCGTCGGCTATGCCGGCACGTGGTCGGCGCTCCGCGGAGCCGAGGCCGCCCTGGGCACGAGCCCGCTACCGGACTTCGCGCGGGACCTCGCTGCCGTCTGGGGCCCGCCGGAGGCGCGCCGGCGCGTGCGCTGGCCCCTGTCCTTGCGCCTCGCGCGCCTGTGA
- the glcE gene encoding glycolate oxidase subunit GlcE — protein MGSYEPRDEDEATAMVREAAARGARLRLVGGDTKARLGRPPQDEATLSARALSGITLYEPAEMVVAARAGTPLAEVQALLASRNQMLPFEPMDHRALLGSTGKPSFGAVAAINNSGPRRINAGAARDSLIGVRFVNGRGEAIKSGGRVMKNVTGLDLVKLMAGSWGTLGLLTEVTFKVLPVPERVATLAFAGLDDARAVEALSAALGSPFELTGAAHLPAGLDGGEARTLMRLEGFSDSIDYRLGELRRLLKRFGAPQVVEAADLWARIRDVAPFAGTGAAVWRLSTAPTRGPALTAAIARTLSARWYYDWGGGLVWLETSAEGDAGAAAIRAAVKAQGGHATLVRAPDAVRAAVPVFEPLAEPLMRVTQGIKAAHDPVGLFNPGRMYAGV, from the coding sequence ATGGGTTCATACGAGCCTCGCGACGAGGACGAGGCGACCGCTATGGTACGCGAGGCCGCCGCGCGCGGCGCGCGGCTGCGGCTCGTCGGCGGCGACACCAAGGCCCGGCTCGGCCGCCCGCCCCAGGACGAGGCCACGCTCTCGGCTCGGGCGCTCTCCGGCATCACCCTGTACGAGCCCGCCGAGATGGTGGTGGCGGCCCGCGCCGGCACGCCGCTCGCCGAGGTGCAGGCGTTGCTCGCCTCCCGCAACCAGATGCTGCCCTTCGAGCCGATGGATCACCGGGCGCTGCTGGGCTCAACGGGCAAGCCCAGCTTCGGGGCGGTGGCGGCGATCAACAATTCCGGGCCCCGCCGCATCAACGCGGGCGCAGCGCGCGACAGCCTGATCGGCGTGCGCTTCGTCAACGGACGGGGCGAGGCGATCAAGTCCGGCGGGCGGGTGATGAAGAACGTCACCGGCCTCGACCTCGTCAAGCTGATGGCGGGCTCCTGGGGCACGCTCGGCCTTCTCACCGAGGTGACCTTCAAGGTGCTGCCGGTGCCGGAGCGCGTGGCGACGCTCGCCTTCGCGGGCCTCGACGACGCCCGGGCGGTCGAGGCGCTCTCGGCCGCGCTCGGCTCGCCCTTCGAGCTGACCGGCGCCGCCCACCTGCCGGCCGGGCTCGACGGGGGCGAGGCCCGCACCCTGATGCGCCTCGAAGGGTTCTCGGACTCGATCGACTACCGGCTGGGCGAGCTGCGCCGCCTCCTCAAGCGCTTCGGCGCGCCGCAGGTGGTGGAGGCCGCCGACCTCTGGGCCCGGATCCGCGACGTCGCCCCCTTCGCGGGCACGGGCGCGGCGGTCTGGCGCCTCTCCACCGCACCGACCCGCGGGCCGGCGCTCACTGCCGCGATCGCCCGGACACTGTCGGCCCGCTGGTACTACGACTGGGGCGGCGGGCTCGTCTGGCTGGAGACCTCGGCCGAGGGCGATGCGGGCGCGGCCGCGATCCGTGCGGCGGTCAAGGCGCAGGGCGGCCACGCCACGCTGGTGCGCGCGCCGGACGCCGTGCGCGCCGCCGTGCCGGTGTTCGAGCCGCTCGCCGAGCCCCTGATGCGGGTGACGCAGGGGATCAAGGCCGCCCATGACCCGGTTGGATTGTTCAACCCGGGCCGAATGTACGCGGGCGTCTAG
- a CDS encoding AraC family transcriptional regulator produces the protein MYEPAAPREAALGPVWHVAGPHTFFAGPLRYNAAHQHGAPVFLAGLYGSFRIRVQGQDWVRCRTALVPAGVLHELDVGGAPLGVLYLEPGATGPDALVPLLSGTTESGGALLGAGGEIGPLRALWEAQDAPLWAGESLADLTAFSGRRGAGARDERILRVVARLTARPDPDQSAARLARMVGLSESRLQHLFTREVGVPFRRYRAWARMRRAIEAVVAGANFTGAAHAAGFADQAHFAHDFRRTFGAPASGSLLDIRR, from the coding sequence TTGTACGAACCTGCTGCGCCGCGCGAGGCGGCCCTCGGCCCGGTCTGGCATGTGGCGGGGCCACACACCTTCTTCGCCGGGCCGCTGCGCTACAACGCGGCGCACCAGCACGGCGCGCCGGTCTTCCTCGCCGGGCTCTACGGATCTTTCCGCATCCGGGTGCAGGGCCAGGACTGGGTCCGGTGCCGGACCGCCCTCGTTCCGGCGGGCGTCCTGCACGAGCTCGATGTCGGCGGCGCGCCCCTGGGCGTCCTCTACCTCGAACCCGGCGCGACCGGCCCGGACGCGCTCGTCCCGCTCCTGAGCGGAACAACGGAATCCGGCGGCGCCCTCCTGGGCGCGGGCGGCGAGATCGGCCCGCTGCGCGCTCTCTGGGAGGCCCAGGACGCCCCGCTCTGGGCCGGGGAGTCGCTCGCCGATCTCACGGCCTTTTCCGGGCGGCGGGGCGCCGGTGCCCGCGATGAACGCATCCTGCGCGTCGTCGCGCGCCTCACCGCCCGTCCCGATCCGGACCAGTCGGCCGCGCGCCTCGCCCGGATGGTCGGCCTCTCGGAATCGCGCCTGCAGCACCTGTTCACGCGCGAGGTCGGCGTACCCTTTCGGCGCTACCGCGCCTGGGCCCGGATGCGCCGGGCGATCGAGGCCGTCGTGGCAGGGGCGAACTTCACGGGGGCGGCGCACGCCGCCGGCTTTGCCGATCAGGCGCATTTCGCCCATGACTTCCGGCGGACGTTCGGGGCCCCGGCCTCCGGCAGCCTGCTCGACATCCGACGCTGA
- a CDS encoding sulfite oxidase-like oxidoreductase, whose amino-acid sequence MATRGFTGRRPPEATRERLPPGQYLTDDFPVLQIGPNPPVDPATWRFTLREGARPIRSWSWEEFGALPRTRWSGDIHCVTKWSKFDTAWEGVSFDDLMAAAGIAAPTDFLLAEGYDDYTTNVPVADLVGGRAMVATHYDGRPIPADHGGPARLLVPHLYFWKSAKWVKGLRFTQKDEAGFWELRGYHMYGDPWREQRFDGD is encoded by the coding sequence TTGGCGACACGAGGCTTCACCGGGCGCCGCCCGCCCGAGGCGACCCGCGAGCGGCTGCCCCCGGGGCAGTACCTGACCGACGACTTCCCCGTCCTGCAGATCGGCCCCAACCCGCCGGTCGATCCCGCCACCTGGCGCTTCACCCTGCGGGAGGGCGCGCGACCGATCCGCTCCTGGTCCTGGGAGGAGTTCGGCGCCCTGCCGCGCACGCGCTGGAGCGGGGACATCCACTGCGTCACCAAGTGGTCGAAGTTCGACACGGCCTGGGAGGGCGTGAGCTTCGACGACCTCATGGCCGCCGCCGGCATCGCGGCGCCGACCGATTTCCTGCTGGCCGAGGGCTACGACGACTACACCACCAACGTGCCGGTGGCCGATCTCGTCGGCGGCAGGGCGATGGTGGCGACCCACTACGACGGACGGCCGATTCCGGCGGACCACGGCGGCCCGGCGCGGCTCCTCGTGCCGCACCTCTACTTCTGGAAGAGCGCCAAGTGGGTGAAGGGCCTGCGCTTCACACAGAAGGACGAGGCCGGGTTCTGGGAGCTGCGCGGCTACCACATGTACGGCGACCCGTGGCGCGAGCAGCGTTTCGACGGTGACTGA
- a CDS encoding DMT family transporter: MLVWAGNAVAARWAPGQVSPQALTTLRWFFPCVILAAIARRHVMADRETLRRHWGRILAMGAIGYTVYASLFYAAGAYTGAVNIALLQGAIPVLVLILNFLAYRQPVSWGQGLGVGITLVGTGVAASHGDLDILRTLAFNRGDVLMLVACLLYAGYTVALATRPKVSALAFFAALAGAAFVTSLPPLAAEWAAGRLLWPTAAGWAIVTYVALGPSLAAQLTFLTAVEMIGPNRAGLFVNLVPIFGAGLAVLILGEPFDGADALALALVLGGIACAERLRPRGAPPVLPPEEIVTPRPQSGAHGDRG, from the coding sequence ATGCTGGTCTGGGCCGGCAACGCGGTGGCGGCCCGCTGGGCACCGGGGCAGGTCTCCCCCCAGGCCCTCACCACCCTGCGCTGGTTCTTTCCCTGCGTGATCCTCGCGGCGATCGCGCGGCGCCACGTCATGGCGGATCGCGAGACCCTGCGGCGCCACTGGGGCCGCATCCTCGCCATGGGCGCGATCGGCTACACGGTCTACGCGAGCCTGTTCTACGCCGCCGGCGCCTATACGGGCGCGGTCAACATCGCCCTGCTGCAGGGGGCGATCCCGGTGCTCGTCCTGATCCTGAACTTCCTGGCCTACCGGCAGCCGGTCTCCTGGGGCCAGGGTCTCGGCGTCGGCATCACGCTGGTCGGCACGGGCGTCGCCGCCTCGCATGGCGACCTCGACATCCTGCGCACCCTCGCCTTCAACCGCGGCGACGTGCTGATGCTGGTCGCCTGCCTGCTCTACGCGGGCTACACGGTCGCGCTGGCGACGCGTCCGAAGGTCTCGGCCCTCGCCTTCTTCGCGGCGCTCGCGGGCGCGGCCTTCGTCACCTCGCTGCCGCCGCTCGCCGCCGAATGGGCGGCGGGCCGCCTGCTCTGGCCGACAGCCGCCGGCTGGGCGATCGTCACCTACGTGGCGCTCGGCCCCTCGCTCGCGGCGCAGCTCACCTTCCTGACCGCCGTCGAGATGATCGGCCCCAACCGGGCCGGCCTCTTCGTGAACCTCGTGCCGATCTTCGGCGCCGGGCTCGCGGTGCTGATCCTGGGCGAGCCCTTCGACGGCGCGGACGCGCTGGCGCTGGCGCTGGTGCTCGGCGGCATCGCCTGCGCCGAGCGGCTGCGCCCGCGCGGCGCGCCGCCGGTCCTGCCGCCCGAGGAGATCGTCACGCCCCGGCCGCAGAGCGGCGCCCATGGCGACCGGGGCTGA
- the infA gene encoding translation initiation factor IF-1 — protein MAKEELMQFDGLVLEILPDARYRVQLDQGHEIVAYTAGKMKKNRIKTLAGDRVTVEMSPYDLEKGRLVFRHKDERSSGPRPPMRGGQFRRR, from the coding sequence ATGGCAAAAGAAGAGTTGATGCAGTTCGACGGTCTCGTTCTCGAGATCCTGCCCGACGCGCGCTACCGGGTCCAGCTCGACCAGGGGCACGAGATCGTGGCCTACACCGCCGGCAAGATGAAGAAGAACCGCATCAAGACGCTGGCGGGCGACCGCGTGACCGTCGAGATGTCGCCCTACGACCTCGAGAAGGGCCGCCTCGTGTTCCGCCACAAGGACGAGCGCTCCTCCGGTCCCCGCCCGCCCATGCGCGGCGGCCAGTTCCGCCGCCGCTGA
- a CDS encoding GNAT family N-acetyltransferase, giving the protein MAARPASAGTEETAAHIVLRPARRADLDALVALEHAAFATDRAERRAIRHAIDSPTMSVVVALALEGGEEVLVGAAVLERRRASRIARLSSIAVSPARGGLGIGGTLLGAAEAEASARGCDRLRLEVRADNGAGIRLYERRGYTRFAVRPDYYEDGMEAWRYEKAL; this is encoded by the coding sequence ATGGCGGCGCGGCCGGCCAGCGCCGGCACGGAGGAGACGGCGGCGCACATCGTCCTGCGCCCGGCCCGGCGTGCCGACCTCGACGCCCTCGTCGCGCTGGAACACGCCGCCTTCGCCACCGACCGGGCCGAGCGCCGGGCGATCCGCCACGCGATCGATTCGCCCACCATGAGCGTCGTGGTGGCGCTTGCCCTGGAAGGCGGCGAGGAGGTTCTGGTCGGGGCGGCCGTGCTGGAGCGGCGGCGCGCGAGCCGCATCGCTCGGCTCTCCTCGATCGCCGTGTCGCCCGCCCGCGGCGGTCTCGGCATCGGCGGCACGCTCCTGGGTGCGGCGGAAGCCGAGGCGAGCGCCCGGGGCTGCGACCGCCTGCGCCTGGAGGTCCGGGCCGACAACGGCGCCGGCATCCGGCTCTACGAGCGCCGGGGCTACACGCGCTTCGCCGTGCGGCCGGATTATTACGAGGATGGGATGGAGGCCTGGCGCTACGAGAAGGCGCTTTAG
- the glcF gene encoding glycolate oxidase subunit GlcF — MQTNFNPAQLADPAMAASEKILRTCVHCGFCTATCPTYLLLGDELDSPRGRIYLIKDMLEGGKAASAEVVKHVDRCLSCLSCMTTCPSGVHYMHLVDHARSHIEKTYQRPTDDRLMRALLAFVLPHRGRFRLALTAAKLGQPFRGLVARLPRVGNRLAAMLDLAPDALPRDNPTNRSGSFPAASVGTTRRRVAMLRGCAQSVLRPDFNEAAIRLLNRHGVEVVHATEGCCGALTHHMGKDHASHAQAKQTIDAWTAEIERGGLDAILVTASGCGTTIKDYGFMFRDDPAYAEKAARISGLAKDVTEYVAALGLMEAVVETDLVVAYHSACSMQHGQGIRTEPKALLKRAGFTVKDVPEGHICCGSAGTYNILQPEIAAKLRDRKVANIERTRPDLIATGNIGCATQIGKGTDIPIVHTVELLDWATGGPKPAALERVRRETLVAAE, encoded by the coding sequence GTGCAAACCAACTTCAACCCCGCCCAGCTTGCCGACCCGGCGATGGCGGCCTCGGAAAAGATCCTGCGCACCTGCGTGCATTGCGGCTTCTGCACCGCGACCTGCCCGACCTACCTGCTGCTCGGCGACGAACTCGATTCCCCGCGCGGGCGCATCTACCTGATCAAGGACATGCTGGAGGGCGGCAAGGCGGCCTCGGCCGAGGTGGTCAAGCACGTCGACCGCTGTCTCTCCTGCCTCTCCTGCATGACGACCTGCCCGTCCGGGGTGCACTACATGCACCTCGTCGACCACGCCCGCTCGCATATCGAGAAGACCTACCAGCGCCCCACCGACGACCGTCTGATGCGGGCGCTGCTGGCCTTCGTGCTGCCGCACCGGGGCCGCTTCCGGCTGGCGCTGACGGCGGCCAAGCTCGGCCAGCCCTTCCGCGGCCTCGTCGCGCGCCTGCCCCGCGTCGGCAACCGGCTCGCCGCGATGCTCGATCTCGCGCCCGACGCGCTGCCCCGCGACAACCCGACGAACCGGTCGGGCAGCTTCCCGGCCGCGTCCGTCGGCACGACCCGCCGCCGGGTGGCGATGCTGCGCGGCTGCGCCCAGAGCGTGCTGCGCCCGGACTTCAACGAGGCGGCGATCCGCCTGCTCAACCGCCACGGCGTCGAGGTGGTGCACGCTACGGAGGGCTGCTGCGGGGCGCTGACCCACCACATGGGCAAGGACCACGCCTCGCACGCCCAGGCCAAGCAGACGATCGACGCCTGGACCGCCGAGATCGAGCGCGGTGGCCTCGACGCGATCCTGGTCACGGCCTCCGGCTGCGGCACCACGATCAAGGATTACGGCTTCATGTTCCGGGACGACCCGGCCTACGCCGAGAAGGCGGCCCGGATCTCAGGCCTCGCCAAGGACGTCACCGAGTACGTGGCGGCCCTGGGCCTGATGGAGGCGGTCGTCGAGACCGATCTCGTGGTGGCCTACCATTCGGCCTGCTCGATGCAGCACGGCCAGGGCATCCGCACCGAGCCGAAGGCGCTCCTGAAGCGGGCGGGCTTCACCGTGAAGGACGTGCCGGAGGGTCACATCTGCTGCGGCTCGGCCGGCACCTACAACATCCTGCAGCCCGAGATCGCGGCCAAGCTCCGCGACCGCAAGGTCGCCAACATCGAGCGCACGCGCCCCGACCTCATCGCCACCGGCAACATCGGCTGCGCCACCCAGATCGGGAAAGGCACCGACATCCCGATCGTGCACACGGTCGAGCTGCTCGACTGGGCGACCGGCGGGCCGAAGCCCGCGGCGCTGGAGCGGGTGCGGCGGGAGACGCTGGTCGCCGCGGAGTAG
- a CDS encoding branched-chain amino acid ABC transporter substrate-binding protein: MAFRAARRLALLMTIPAALPAAAQAPAPVKIGLSAPLTGPDAAFGQGLRAGAEQAVAEINRAGGAGGRRLVLVVADDAGDQRQGAAAARKLLGEGVRLVVGPLESSVVAAAAPLYEAGGAVVVTPGASYPALTAQGLWNLFRLAPGDAQQGAAAGAWLAGREGPVAIVHDRSTFGRGLADAVSRTLRARGRPEALFESLPRGSREAGDLVGRLKAANVRAVYFGGFGAEAAVLARAMREAGLDTTLVASDGIRDRDFAAAGPAAEGTVMTVLPDRRAPEPRGKAPSRGPEASLVAGSAYMAVEVLAQGLARARSPDGRRVAEALRAAPVRTSLGEVAFDGRGDPGSDAVALRVWRRTPDGRVDYAGNEP; the protein is encoded by the coding sequence ATGGCATTTCGCGCCGCGCGCCGCCTCGCGCTCCTCATGACGATCCCCGCCGCGCTACCCGCCGCCGCGCAGGCGCCCGCGCCGGTCAAGATCGGCCTCTCGGCCCCCCTCACCGGGCCGGACGCCGCCTTCGGGCAGGGGCTGCGTGCGGGCGCCGAGCAGGCGGTGGCCGAGATCAACCGGGCGGGCGGCGCGGGAGGGCGGCGGCTCGTCCTGGTGGTGGCCGACGATGCGGGCGACCAGCGCCAGGGCGCGGCGGCCGCCCGCAAGCTCCTCGGCGAGGGCGTGCGGCTCGTGGTCGGCCCGCTCGAATCCTCGGTCGTGGCCGCCGCGGCGCCGCTCTACGAGGCGGGCGGGGCCGTCGTGGTGACGCCCGGGGCGAGCTACCCGGCGCTGACCGCGCAAGGGTTGTGGAACCTGTTCCGCCTCGCGCCCGGCGACGCGCAGCAGGGCGCGGCGGCCGGCGCCTGGCTCGCGGGCCGCGAGGGTCCGGTGGCGATCGTGCACGACCGCTCGACCTTCGGCCGCGGCCTCGCCGACGCCGTGTCGCGCACCCTGCGGGCCCGCGGCCGTCCGGAAGCGCTGTTCGAGAGCCTGCCCCGCGGCAGCCGCGAGGCGGGCGACCTCGTCGGCCGGCTGAAGGCGGCGAACGTGCGGGCGGTGTATTTCGGCGGCTTCGGCGCCGAGGCCGCCGTGCTGGCGCGGGCGATGCGCGAAGCCGGGCTCGACACGACCCTGGTCGCGAGCGATGGCATCCGCGACCGCGACTTTGCCGCCGCGGGCCCGGCCGCCGAGGGCACGGTGATGACAGTCCTGCCCGACCGCCGCGCGCCGGAGCCGCGCGGCAAGGCGCCTTCGCGCGGACCCGAGGCGAGCCTCGTCGCGGGCTCGGCCTACATGGCGGTCGAGGTTCTGGCGCAGGGGCTGGCCCGCGCCCGCAGCCCGGACGGACGGCGGGTGGCCGAGGCCCTGCGCGCGGCTCCGGTCCGCACGAGCCTCGGCGAGGTCGCCTTCGACGGCCGCGGGGATCCGGGGAGCGATGCGGTCGCCCTGCGGGTCTGGCGCCGGACGCCGGACGGGCGCGTGGATTACGCCGGCAACGAGCCCTGA
- a CDS encoding MBL fold metallo-hydrolase codes for MTDLTRRHLAAAVPLALLGASTRAGAQTPPPGLESAAHYRFALGAFTVTMLLDAAGLIDGPWPIVGEDRPRAEVEQLMRENRLPPDRFQPGFTPVLVETGRERVLFDTGNGAVGFVPRPAGGRLAARLRAVDVEPETITHVVLTHGHTDHIGGLMEAGRAAFPGATLVIGAAEFDFWRSPERLGAPPEDYAYRSAQVFRSHLLPLAERARLVADGDEIVPGIRALAAPGHTPGHLAYHVESQGKRLLVWGDCAHHEVASLAQPGWHALFDMDKAEGARTRERIYDMAAREGLLVAGYHTSFPSLGYVVRAGTGYRWIPVTYQLL; via the coding sequence ATGACGGACCTGACCCGGCGCCACCTCGCGGCGGCCGTGCCGCTCGCGCTCCTGGGCGCCTCGACCCGCGCCGGTGCGCAGACGCCTCCGCCCGGGCTCGAATCGGCGGCGCATTACCGGTTCGCCCTCGGGGCCTTCACGGTCACGATGCTCCTCGACGCGGCCGGCCTGATCGACGGACCCTGGCCGATCGTCGGCGAGGACCGGCCACGGGCCGAGGTCGAGCAGCTGATGCGCGAGAACCGGCTGCCGCCGGACCGATTCCAGCCGGGCTTCACGCCCGTCCTCGTCGAGACCGGGCGTGAGCGCGTGCTGTTCGACACCGGCAACGGCGCCGTGGGCTTCGTGCCGCGGCCTGCGGGCGGGCGGCTCGCGGCGCGGCTGCGCGCCGTCGACGTCGAGCCCGAAACGATCACCCATGTGGTCCTGACGCACGGACACACCGACCATATCGGCGGCCTGATGGAGGCGGGGCGCGCCGCCTTCCCCGGGGCCACCCTCGTCATCGGCGCCGCGGAGTTCGATTTCTGGCGGAGCCCCGAGCGCCTCGGAGCGCCGCCGGAGGATTACGCTTACCGGTCAGCGCAGGTCTTCCGCAGCCACCTCCTGCCGCTCGCGGAGCGCGCCCGCCTCGTGGCGGACGGCGACGAGATCGTGCCGGGAATCCGCGCGCTGGCGGCCCCGGGCCACACGCCCGGCCACCTCGCCTACCACGTCGAGAGCCAGGGCAAGCGCCTGCTCGTCTGGGGCGATTGCGCCCACCACGAGGTCGCGTCGCTCGCCCAACCCGGCTGGCACGCCCTGTTCGACATGGATAAGGCCGAGGGCGCGCGGACGCGGGAGCGGATCTACGACATGGCCGCCCGCGAGGGGCTGCTGGTCGCGGGCTACCACACCAGCTTCCCCTCCCTCGGCTACGTGGTCCGGGCCGGGACCGGCTACCGCTGGATCCCGGTGACCTACCAACTGCTCTGA
- a CDS encoding lipopolysaccharide biosynthesis protein, translating to MAVIVAFVLNAGLSFGLGLLLAMLLGPADFGRFALATAGAIVLNTLVLEWLRLSATRFYSDRVRLDAPWIRHSLDRAYGLIGLALMAAAAVALAFGYREGPDGRAAMLAGTMVAAVGNGVFDYHAALARARFDGRLYLGLMAAKNVLAFVGMAGAAWFLVHPAWVLAAAGIGPILSVLMLYGPLRDPVSAPVGARIRTTWRQFLAYGLPLIAATAIYQLLPFLNRGVIAAHAGFAEAGYFALAADVAGRSITTLGTALDLLLFQFAVRAEERHGRAAAEAQVAQNVAVVVALLMPCAVGFWAVLPAIQGLVVPEAYRGPFGFYAGLLLPGLFALAIMFYALNPVFQIRRRTLPVIAAAGAGLAVNGLGLLVLPGLVGPAGVPLAQTLGLCTGCAWLGWRALTGPDRLRLPWGSLLAAAAASLAMGLALAPLRHLDPARALALQVPLGIALYGGLVWAFDIAGLRRMVEGALRRAPAVPAE from the coding sequence ATGGCTGTGATCGTCGCCTTCGTCCTGAACGCCGGCCTGAGCTTCGGCCTCGGGCTGCTGCTCGCGATGCTGCTCGGGCCGGCCGATTTCGGCCGCTTCGCGCTGGCGACGGCGGGCGCCATCGTGCTGAACACCCTGGTGCTGGAATGGCTGCGCCTCTCGGCGACGCGGTTCTACTCGGACCGGGTGCGGCTCGACGCGCCCTGGATCCGGCACAGCCTCGACCGAGCCTACGGCCTGATCGGCCTTGCGCTGATGGCGGCGGCGGCCGTGGCGCTGGCCTTCGGCTACCGCGAGGGACCGGACGGGCGGGCCGCGATGCTCGCCGGCACGATGGTGGCGGCGGTCGGCAACGGCGTGTTCGACTATCACGCCGCGCTGGCCCGCGCCCGCTTCGACGGGCGCCTCTATCTCGGCCTGATGGCGGCCAAGAACGTCCTGGCCTTCGTCGGCATGGCGGGGGCCGCCTGGTTCCTCGTCCATCCGGCCTGGGTGCTGGCGGCTGCCGGCATTGGCCCGATCCTCTCGGTGCTGATGCTCTACGGCCCCCTGCGCGATCCGGTCTCGGCCCCGGTCGGCGCGCGGATCCGCACGACCTGGCGCCAGTTCCTGGCCTACGGCCTCCCGCTGATCGCCGCGACCGCGATCTACCAGCTCCTGCCCTTCCTCAACCGCGGCGTGATCGCGGCCCACGCGGGCTTCGCCGAGGCCGGCTACTTCGCCCTCGCGGCGGATGTCGCCGGCCGCAGCATCACAACGCTGGGCACCGCGCTCGACCTCCTGCTGTTCCAGTTCGCGGTGCGCGCTGAGGAGCGGCACGGGCGGGCGGCGGCCGAGGCGCAGGTGGCGCAGAACGTCGCGGTGGTGGTGGCGCTGCTCATGCCCTGCGCGGTCGGATTCTGGGCCGTACTGCCGGCGATCCAGGGCCTCGTCGTGCCCGAAGCCTACCGGGGACCCTTCGGCTTCTACGCCGGGCTGCTGCTGCCGGGCCTCTTCGCCCTTGCGATCATGTTCTACGCGCTCAACCCGGTCTTCCAGATCCGCCGCCGGACGCTCCCCGTGATCGCGGCGGCCGGCGCCGGGCTCGCCGTCAACGGCCTTGGCCTCCTCGTCCTGCCCGGCCTCGTCGGGCCCGCGGGCGTGCCGCTTGCGCAGACGCTCGGCCTCTGCACCGGCTGCGCCTGGCTCGGCTGGCGGGCGCTCACGGGTCCCGACCGGCTGCGCCTGCCCTGGGGGTCGCTCCTGGCGGCAGCGGCCGCAAGCCTCGCCATGGGGCTGGCGCTCGCGCCGCTGCGCCATCTCGATCCGGCCCGGGCGCTGGCGCTCCAGGTGCCGCTGGGCATCGCGCTCTACGGCGGCCTCGTCTGGGCCTTCGACATCGCCGGGCTGCGGCGGATGGTCGAGGGGGCGCTGCGCCGGGCGCCTGCCGTCCCGGCCGAGTGA